The bacterium genome segment CTCCTCCAGCGTCATGACCCCGTAATGATCCGTTTCCCGGCTTCCGAGAAGGTTAAGGTTGGGGCCGTGGATAACGAGGATACGTGTCATGTAAATTCCTTGATGAGGCGGGGAGCAGCCAGTTTCATCAGGTATCTTGCTTTCCCGCGGTTACCATCCGGGCCGAGGACCACAGCGATAAAATATTCGTCTGTGACCAGGCGCAGGATGAACGTGCTGTTCCGGGTGCTGATGAACACCTCCTCAACCTGACCGGCCGAAAGGGAGACGGAAGCTTTCTGTATGCTCTTGATGGCTGATGCGTACTCGATACCCACCGTCTGGATATTGCACGATTCGTCCACGAGATGCTCGCCAATGGCGATACCGTCCATCCCCATGATGACGGCGCCCATGAGCCCGTCGGACCGCTGTGCTATATCCGTCAGTATTTCGTCAAAGATCATTTCTGTTTCATCCTTTCCGCATTCTCGAGCCACCGCCCCAGGGTCTCGCTCATCTTGTTTCCAGGGGCAGCCGCCTCCCTGGCGGCCATCGGCTCCGTTACAGGCGCAGGTGCCGTCGCGGCCACCGGTGCGGCGGCCGGCTCCGGAACCCCTGGGACCGCATCTGAGACCAGTTGAGCCTGCGGGGGAGCAGGGGGGGGATGAATTACAGTCACAGTCTCCGTCTCAGTCACGGGCTGAGTGACGGTCACAGGCTTTTCGATGAACGGTGGGGGCTGAACTGCAGGCTGCTCCTCCATCATCTCTTCCAGTGCCGAGATCTTCAGCTCGATGACCTC includes the following:
- a CDS encoding roadblock/LC7 domain-containing protein is translated as MIFDEILTDIAQRSDGLMGAVIMGMDGIAIGEHLVDESCNIQTVGIEYASAIKSIQKASVSLSAGQVEEVFISTRNSTFILRLVTDEYFIAVVLGPDGNRGKARYLMKLAAPRLIKEFT